A single Crateriforma conspicua DNA region contains:
- a CDS encoding tetratricopeptide repeat protein — protein MALAIASQGCRAIGHLRQNRPAIEARKLSREGQRWMYDGNWDAAEAKFAAALNVSDDDDRAHWGLAEALWQRGEYEEALQHMEQAVRLSADDPMLLSRLGRMDLELGRLDAADRRCEQALAANRNSAENWVLRGDCLAARQQWDESLSAYHRALAIQPDLSAALLKAAEVYHRQGRYDRLLASMDRMRDHVGETQTPARADVLRGIALRQLGRPWEAQRCFVAAVQKDDSNHAAYLLLASQSVRVGDLERARQALAESLRLNPSLRRDEDVLREFQHPSLAAVFNESSATEMR, from the coding sequence GTGGCCCTGGCGATCGCATCACAGGGCTGTCGGGCGATCGGTCATCTGCGCCAAAACCGGCCCGCCATCGAAGCTCGCAAGCTGTCCCGCGAAGGCCAGCGATGGATGTACGACGGGAACTGGGATGCCGCGGAGGCCAAGTTTGCCGCCGCACTGAACGTCAGCGACGACGACGATCGTGCGCACTGGGGCCTGGCCGAAGCTTTGTGGCAGCGAGGCGAATACGAAGAAGCCCTGCAGCACATGGAACAGGCCGTCCGGCTGAGCGCCGATGATCCGATGCTGCTCAGTCGTCTGGGACGAATGGATTTGGAACTGGGGCGTCTGGATGCGGCCGACCGAAGGTGCGAACAGGCGTTGGCGGCCAACCGAAATTCGGCGGAAAATTGGGTGCTTCGCGGCGACTGCTTGGCGGCACGGCAACAGTGGGATGAATCGTTGTCGGCCTACCACCGGGCGTTGGCAATCCAGCCGGACTTGTCGGCCGCGCTGTTGAAAGCGGCGGAGGTCTATCACCGACAGGGCCGCTATGACCGGTTGCTGGCGTCGATGGATCGCATGCGGGATCACGTGGGGGAAACACAGACACCCGCCCGCGCCGATGTGTTGCGGGGCATCGCACTGCGACAGCTCGGCCGACCCTGGGAAGCCCAGCGATGCTTCGTCGCGGCGGTTCAAAAAGACGACAGCAACCACGCCGCGTATTTGTTGTTGGCGTCCCAGTCGGTCCGCGTGGGCGATTTGGAGCGGGCACGACAGGCTCTGGCCGAATCGTTGCGACTGAATCCATCACTGCGGCGGGACGAAGACGTGCTGCGAGAATTCCAGCATCCCAGTTTGGCGGCGGTTTTCAACGAGTCGTCCGCGACCGAGATGCGGTAG